One Deltaproteobacteria bacterium DNA window includes the following coding sequences:
- a CDS encoding TatD family hydrolase — MTLIDSHCHLSFKDYAESDIPAILQRAVSAGVSLLINVGAGEGYEGNEQALALAKKHPQIYCTVGIHPHDAKIVTPEIFKKIESLAQNPKVVAIGEIGLDFYYEHSPRDAQEKVFARFIDLALKLKKPAMIHDRGAGERCYEILRDKMINSSVMIHCFTGSMDLAKKYLDLGCFISFTGIITFKKS, encoded by the coding sequence GTGACGCTCATCGATTCCCACTGCCATTTGAGTTTCAAAGACTACGCGGAATCCGACATCCCCGCCATTTTGCAACGCGCTGTCTCCGCCGGCGTCTCGCTTTTAATCAATGTCGGCGCCGGGGAGGGGTACGAGGGGAATGAGCAGGCGCTGGCGCTCGCCAAAAAACACCCGCAAATTTATTGCACCGTCGGCATCCACCCGCACGACGCAAAAATCGTCACGCCGGAGATTTTTAAAAAGATCGAATCTCTCGCGCAAAATCCCAAAGTGGTCGCTATTGGCGAGATCGGCCTTGATTTTTACTACGAACATTCGCCGCGCGATGCGCAGGAAAAAGTTTTCGCCCGGTTCATCGATCTGGCGCTAAAGCTGAAAAAACCGGCGATGATTCACGACCGCGGCGCCGGGGAAAGATGTTACGAGATACTCAGGGATAAAATGATTAACTCTTCCGTCATGATCCATTGTTTTACAGGAAGCATGGATTTGGCCAAAAAATACCTCGACCTCGGCTGTTTTATTTCCTTCACCGGCATCATCACCTTCAAAAAATCG
- a CDS encoding Na/Pi cotransporter family protein, whose translation MPSSHLLQFIGGLAFFFFGLFSTHLGLQSFAGDRLKSMVARATQSRLKALVSGILVTLFYQSSSAVTVMTVGLVSSGLLSLELSMAVSLGAGIGTTFVVLLISIKEILDYGILLIAGGLCLRWLATRVLFRLSGEVLFGLGFVFFGLNVMSQATAPLQTYPWIPQIFQFMEQYPLADFLIAAVVTALVHSSGVILGILLALAFAGAITFSAALPMVLGANIGTSFTAIMAGIRATTEGKRSAWANLLLRAGAVLLIYPLMDPFAQLVHRLDSFLFIRVFETPVSVHGDIAMSHFFFNLFVALVFFPLLPIGKKIVCWLIPSRKKEGEAFGPKYLDKMALSVPTLAFAQATREMLRMGEIVLGMLRDFLPLFQKYDYDMVDDLRSRDHQVDTLYRSIKFYLSNLSLQNLKEEDAGTSIHLITVVNEWENIGDTIDRHILRLAHKKWNKGIEFSGEGWKEIVELHRGTVEMTELALAALSAGNREIAAKMLTHQLHYADREDELKMSHLVRLHERRKESIDTSAIHLELLSLFHRINLSLITMVSNLLPERERKE comes from the coding sequence ATGCCTTCCTCTCATTTACTGCAATTTATAGGCGGTCTGGCTTTCTTTTTCTTCGGCCTTTTTTCCACGCATTTGGGGCTTCAGTCGTTTGCCGGCGACCGCCTTAAAAGCATGGTGGCGCGGGCGACGCAAAGCCGCCTTAAGGCCCTGGTCAGCGGAATCCTTGTCACCCTGTTCTATCAGAGTTCCTCCGCCGTCACGGTGATGACGGTGGGGCTGGTCTCCAGCGGCCTCTTGAGCCTTGAGCTTTCGATGGCTGTCTCTCTGGGGGCCGGCATCGGCACCACTTTTGTCGTCCTCCTCATTTCAATCAAGGAGATCCTCGATTACGGCATCCTTCTCATCGCCGGCGGCCTTTGCCTCCGCTGGCTCGCGACACGGGTGCTTTTTCGCCTCTCAGGGGAGGTGCTCTTTGGCCTTGGATTTGTCTTTTTCGGCCTTAATGTCATGTCGCAGGCGACCGCCCCTCTTCAGACCTACCCGTGGATTCCGCAGATTTTCCAATTTATGGAACAATACCCGCTGGCCGATTTTCTCATCGCGGCGGTGGTCACCGCGCTGGTCCATTCAAGCGGGGTGATCCTCGGCATTCTTCTGGCGCTGGCCTTTGCCGGAGCCATCACCTTTTCCGCGGCGCTCCCGATGGTGTTGGGGGCCAACATCGGCACCTCGTTTACCGCCATCATGGCGGGAATCAGGGCGACTACCGAGGGGAAACGGTCCGCCTGGGCCAATCTGCTTCTCCGGGCCGGCGCGGTTTTGCTGATCTATCCCCTGATGGATCCGTTTGCCCAGCTTGTCCACCGGCTCGATTCGTTTTTGTTTATCCGCGTTTTTGAAACCCCCGTTTCGGTGCATGGCGACATCGCCATGAGCCACTTTTTTTTCAATCTTTTTGTCGCGCTTGTTTTTTTCCCCCTGCTTCCTATCGGAAAAAAGATCGTCTGTTGGCTTATCCCTTCCCGAAAGAAGGAGGGAGAGGCATTCGGCCCAAAGTATCTGGACAAGATGGCATTGTCGGTCCCGACGCTTGCCTTTGCCCAGGCGACGCGCGAGATGTTGCGGATGGGGGAGATCGTGCTTGGGATGTTGCGCGACTTTCTTCCCCTTTTCCAAAAATACGACTACGACATGGTTGACGATCTCCGGTCGCGGGACCATCAGGTGGATACGCTCTACCGGTCGATCAAATTCTATCTTTCCAATCTTTCGCTACAGAACCTGAAGGAGGAAGATGCCGGGACAAGCATTCATCTGATTACGGTGGTGAATGAATGGGAAAATATCGGCGACACGATCGACCGGCATATCCTGCGCCTGGCCCACAAAAAATGGAACAAGGGGATTGAATTTTCAGGCGAAGGGTGGAAGGAGATCGTGGAACTGCACCGCGGGACGGTTGAAATGACGGAGCTGGCCCTCGCGGCCCTTTCGGCGGGAAACCGGGAAATTGCCGCCAAGATGCTGACTCACCAACTGCATTACGCCGACCGCGAGGATGAGCTGAAGATGTCGCACCTGGTGCGCCTGCACGAGCGGCGGAAGGAATCGATTGATACCTCGGCCATTCATCTGGAGCTGTTGTCGCTCTTTCACCGGATCAACCTTTCGCTGATCACGATGGTGAGCAATCTGTTGCCGGAAAGGGAGAGGAAAGAGTGA
- a CDS encoding ATP phosphoribosyltransferase, which translates to MEKILKIGLPKGSLQEATFALFKKAGWAIHASSRSYVPAIDDPELSGLLIRAQEMARYVQDGILDAGLTGRDWVLDQNAKVFEVGDLVYGKAGKKPVRWVVAVPNDSKIKTVKDLQDKRIATELVNYTQSYLKKQGVTAEVEFSWGATEVKPPVLADAIVELTETGSSLKANNLRIVETILESVTVLIANKKSWEDPWKRKKLENIYLLLRGAISADSKVGLKMNVPDKKLNEVTKALPALHTPTVSALADAGWKSLEVIVDEAVVRDIIPKLKNAGATGIVEYPLNKVIL; encoded by the coding sequence GTGGAAAAAATTCTCAAAATCGGCCTCCCCAAGGGGAGCCTGCAGGAAGCCACGTTCGCCCTCTTTAAAAAAGCGGGGTGGGCAATCCACGCGTCCAGCCGGTCGTATGTGCCGGCGATCGACGATCCAGAACTCTCCGGTCTTCTGATTCGGGCGCAGGAAATGGCGCGGTACGTTCAAGACGGCATCCTCGACGCCGGTCTCACCGGCAGAGACTGGGTTCTCGATCAAAACGCCAAGGTGTTCGAGGTGGGGGATCTGGTCTATGGCAAAGCCGGAAAAAAACCGGTGCGGTGGGTGGTGGCGGTCCCCAACGATTCGAAGATCAAAACGGTCAAGGATCTGCAGGACAAACGGATCGCCACCGAACTGGTGAATTACACCCAAAGTTATCTGAAAAAACAGGGGGTCACGGCGGAGGTTGAATTTTCGTGGGGGGCCACGGAGGTAAAGCCGCCGGTATTGGCCGACGCAATCGTGGAATTGACCGAAACCGGCTCGTCGCTGAAGGCCAACAACCTGCGCATTGTCGAAACCATCCTCGAATCGGTCACCGTGTTGATCGCCAACAAAAAATCGTGGGAAGATCCCTGGAAGCGCAAAAAACTCGAAAATATCTATCTCCTCCTGCGCGGGGCCATTTCGGCCGACTCCAAGGTGGGGCTCAAGATGAATGTCCCGGACAAGAAACTGAATGAAGTCACAAAGGCCCTGCCGGCCCTCCATACCCCCACTGTCAGCGCCCTTGCCGACGCCGGCTGGAAGAGCCTTGAGGTGATTGTGGACGAGGCGGTGGTGCGCGACATCATCCCCAAACTGAAAAACGCCGGCGCCACCGGAATTGTGGAATATCCCCTCAACAAGGTGATTTTATAG
- the bioA gene encoding adenosylmethionine--8-amino-7-oxononanoate transaminase: MQPSQIKDLEDLDRAAIWHPFTQMQDWEEEIPLIIERGEGNYLFDIHGKKYLDGVSSLWVTIHGHRKKEIDDAIKAQIDKVSHSTLLGLSNVPAVELAEKLIRIAPPNLKKVFYSDNGSTAVEVALKMAFQYWRNKSPLSPPLSKGWGGDLKTKFLTFENAYHGDTIGSVSLGGIDLFHNIYKPLLFDSIKATFDNANDLIRQHGGELAAVIIEPMIQGAAGMFLQPEGFLKKLRKACDENNVLLIFDEVATGFGRTGKMFACQHEGVWPDLMCVAKGITGGTLPLAATLTTQEIYDGFKAPYRDLKTFFHGHTYTGNPLACSAALANLEIFEKEKTLANLPPKIAHLKQGLQKFYDLSSVGEIRQLGFMIGIELMKDRQAKEPYPWEDKIGIKVILETRKRGVILRPLGNVIVLLPPLSLSVAEIDLLLEVTFESIRVVTE, encoded by the coding sequence ATGCAACCAAGTCAAATCAAAGATCTTGAAGACCTCGATCGTGCCGCCATCTGGCACCCCTTCACCCAGATGCAGGACTGGGAGGAGGAAATCCCCCTGATTATCGAGCGGGGAGAAGGGAATTATCTCTTCGACATCCACGGAAAAAAATATCTCGACGGCGTTTCATCCCTCTGGGTGACCATTCACGGCCATCGGAAAAAAGAGATCGACGATGCAATCAAGGCGCAGATTGACAAAGTCTCGCACTCGACGCTTCTTGGTTTGTCCAATGTTCCGGCGGTCGAGCTTGCGGAAAAATTAATCCGCATCGCCCCGCCCAATCTGAAAAAAGTGTTTTATTCCGACAACGGCTCGACGGCGGTGGAGGTTGCGCTCAAAATGGCGTTTCAGTATTGGAGGAATAAATCCCCCCTTTCCCCCCCTTTGTCAAAGGGGTGGGGGGGGGATTTGAAAACAAAATTTCTGACATTTGAGAACGCCTACCATGGCGACACGATCGGCTCGGTGAGCCTTGGGGGGATCGATCTTTTCCACAACATCTACAAGCCGCTTCTCTTCGACTCCATCAAGGCAACGTTTGACAACGCGAACGATTTGATCCGTCAGCACGGTGGTGAACTGGCGGCGGTCATCATCGAGCCGATGATTCAGGGGGCGGCGGGAATGTTCCTCCAGCCTGAGGGATTTTTGAAGAAACTCCGGAAGGCCTGTGATGAAAACAATGTTCTTCTCATTTTTGACGAAGTAGCCACCGGGTTTGGACGAACCGGAAAAATGTTTGCCTGCCAGCATGAAGGGGTCTGGCCTGATCTGATGTGCGTTGCCAAGGGGATCACGGGCGGCACCCTCCCTTTGGCGGCGACGCTGACGACACAGGAGATATACGATGGTTTCAAGGCGCCCTATCGTGATTTGAAGACGTTTTTTCACGGGCACACCTATACAGGCAATCCGCTTGCCTGCTCCGCGGCGCTGGCGAATCTGGAAATTTTTGAGAAGGAAAAAACCCTCGCAAATCTCCCGCCCAAAATCGCTCATCTTAAGCAGGGACTGCAAAAATTTTACGATCTCTCTTCCGTCGGCGAAATCCGCCAGCTTGGCTTCATGATCGGAATCGAGCTCATGAAAGACAGGCAGGCAAAAGAGCCTTATCCATGGGAGGACAAAATAGGGATCAAGGTCATCCTCGAAACGCGAAAACGGGGGGTGATTCTGCGGCCGCTGGGGAATGTTATTGTGCTTCTGCCGCCGCTGTCGTTGTCCGTTGCGGAGATTGATTTGTTGTTGGAGGTGACATTTGAGTCGATAAGGGTGGTGACGGAATGA
- a CDS encoding enoyl-CoA hydratase/isomerase family protein — protein MNFSEILYGKKNGIATITINRPDCYNACTPVTVLEITQALTDAWVDQTIGVVVLTGAGDRAFCTGGDQTIRGKGGYEGTIAALPLEVGWQQVTHLIRSIPKPVIARVNGFAIGGGHVFQAVCDLSIASETAQLGQVGPKVGSFDPGFGTGDLARTVGIKKAKEIWFLCRRYSAREAFEMGLVNAVVPPEKLDEEVDKWCRELLEKSPTALKMLKYAFNAETDGVVGITNLGVSGLSIYYGTEEAMEGRNAFVEKRKPDFSKFRE, from the coding sequence ATGAATTTTAGCGAAATATTGTATGGTAAAAAAAACGGCATCGCGACCATTACCATCAATCGCCCCGACTGCTACAATGCCTGCACGCCGGTGACCGTTCTGGAAATCACGCAGGCCTTGACCGATGCCTGGGTGGATCAAACAATCGGTGTTGTCGTCTTGACGGGGGCGGGGGACAGGGCCTTTTGCACGGGCGGCGATCAGACCATCAGAGGCAAGGGGGGCTACGAGGGAACCATCGCGGCTCTCCCTCTGGAGGTGGGGTGGCAACAGGTGACGCATCTGATCCGCTCGATTCCCAAACCGGTGATCGCGAGGGTGAACGGTTTCGCCATCGGCGGCGGGCATGTCTTTCAGGCGGTTTGCGATCTCTCCATCGCGTCGGAGACGGCCCAGTTGGGGCAGGTGGGGCCGAAGGTCGGGAGCTTTGACCCCGGCTTCGGCACGGGCGATCTGGCCCGGACGGTTGGGATAAAAAAAGCCAAGGAAATCTGGTTTTTGTGTCGTCGTTATTCGGCAAGGGAGGCCTTTGAGATGGGGCTGGTCAACGCCGTTGTCCCGCCGGAAAAGCTCGATGAAGAGGTGGATAAATGGTGCCGGGAGCTTTTGGAAAAAAGCCCCACGGCGCTTAAAATGCTGAAATACGCCTTCAACGCGGAAACGGACGGCGTTGTGGGGATTACCAATCTGGGGGTCAGCGGCTTGAGCATATATTACGGCACCGAGGAGGCGATGGAAGGAAGAAACGCGTTCGTAGAAAAAAGGAAGCCCGATTTTTCGAAGTTTCGGGAGTAA
- a CDS encoding acyl-CoA dehydrogenase family protein, protein MLKRKIFSKEHDAFRLTVRDYIRKKILPHYEEWEKAGIVPREVWSEAGKLGWLCPAAETKYGGLGADFLYSVVIGEELGFHGVPGVFFPLHSDIVFPYIENFANEDQKRRWIPGCITGEKILAVAMTEPETGSDLANIRTRAVREGDHYLVNGSKTFISNGQLADLIVVAVRTTETDPPYKGLSLLAIEAGSPGFSRGRNLEKIGLHAQDTSELFFQDCRVPVENLLGREGEGFKYLMQNLQQERLVLAIGACASAGGALQQTLDYVKTRKAFGQTLGKFQNTRFKLAEAAAKIQLGRSFLDDLIPRHTAGEKLVCEVSMAKYWTTEMQFEVAHSCLQFFGGYGYMKEYPISRFFTDGRVQSIYGGTNEIMKELIARELGL, encoded by the coding sequence ATGCTCAAGCGAAAAATTTTCAGCAAGGAACATGACGCCTTCCGCCTGACCGTCCGCGATTATATCCGGAAAAAAATTCTTCCCCATTACGAAGAGTGGGAAAAGGCGGGAATCGTCCCGCGGGAGGTCTGGAGCGAGGCGGGGAAGCTCGGCTGGTTGTGCCCTGCCGCCGAAACAAAGTACGGCGGCCTGGGGGCCGATTTTCTCTACTCCGTCGTCATCGGCGAAGAGCTCGGTTTTCACGGCGTGCCGGGCGTCTTTTTCCCCCTCCACAGCGACATTGTTTTTCCCTACATCGAAAATTTTGCAAACGAGGACCAAAAACGGCGCTGGATTCCCGGGTGCATCACCGGCGAAAAAATTCTGGCGGTGGCGATGACCGAACCGGAGACCGGTTCCGATCTGGCGAATATCCGGACACGGGCGGTTCGGGAAGGCGATCATTACCTTGTGAACGGCTCCAAGACCTTCATCAGCAACGGCCAGCTGGCCGACCTGATTGTCGTCGCCGTCCGGACGACGGAGACCGATCCTCCCTACAAGGGTTTAAGCCTTCTGGCCATCGAGGCCGGTTCTCCCGGATTTTCCCGCGGCCGGAACCTGGAAAAGATCGGCCTCCATGCGCAGGACACCTCCGAGCTGTTTTTTCAGGACTGCCGCGTGCCGGTGGAAAATCTTCTGGGGCGCGAGGGGGAGGGGTTCAAATATCTCATGCAGAATCTCCAGCAGGAGCGCCTCGTTCTGGCCATCGGGGCCTGTGCCTCTGCAGGCGGCGCCCTGCAACAGACCCTCGACTATGTAAAAACACGCAAGGCATTCGGACAAACCCTCGGAAAATTCCAGAACACCCGTTTTAAACTGGCGGAGGCGGCGGCAAAAATCCAGCTGGGCCGGTCTTTTCTCGATGACCTGATCCCGCGCCACACGGCCGGAGAAAAACTGGTGTGCGAGGTGAGCATGGCCAAATACTGGACCACTGAAATGCAGTTTGAAGTCGCCCATTCCTGCCTCCAGTTTTTCGGCGGTTACGGTTATATGAAGGAGTATCCAATCTCCCGCTTTTTCACCGATGGCCGGGTTCAGAGCATTTACGGAGGGACCAACGAGATCATGAAGGAACTTATCGCAAGGGAGTTGGGGCTGTAG
- the bioF gene encoding 8-amino-7-oxononanoate synthase, translating into MREYLHEALKELENRGLRRFLKTVESDQGPEIVYQGRKYLNFSSNNYLGLADHPILKEASIKAVKEYGTGSGASRLITGSMTLHEKLEQKIAEFKGTEAALVFNSGYHANIGVVSSLMGEGDSIFSDELNHASLIDGCRLSKARTQVYRHCDMGQLEELLVDSGSWRVDRRKTDHDSRFTIHDPRRLILTDTLFSMDGDLCPLPQIMELAEKYEATVFVDEAHATGVFGKNGRGVVEHFGIQIPPVPPLSKGGQGGFRLIQMGTLGKALGSFGAYVCGPRELIDYLINRSRTFIYTTALPPAVISASLAAVELIERDGTLREKLWENIEYFSKHCHPRENGDPWIPAFAGMTQTSPIIPIIIGNAKKTMEISQKLFEAGIWATGIRPPSVPEGLSRIRLTITAGHTKKHLDRCLEVLNAQAKNFQQGT; encoded by the coding sequence ATGCGTGAATATCTTCATGAAGCCCTGAAAGAGCTTGAAAACCGGGGCTTAAGGCGGTTCCTGAAAACGGTCGAAAGCGACCAGGGACCGGAGATTGTTTATCAGGGCCGCAAATACCTCAATTTTTCCTCCAACAATTACCTCGGCCTTGCCGATCATCCCATCCTCAAAGAAGCGTCGATCAAAGCGGTCAAAGAATACGGCACGGGGAGCGGCGCATCCCGCCTGATTACCGGGTCCATGACCCTTCACGAAAAACTCGAACAAAAAATAGCCGAATTCAAGGGAACGGAAGCGGCGCTTGTTTTTAACTCGGGCTATCATGCCAACATCGGTGTCGTCTCCTCGCTGATGGGGGAAGGGGATTCCATTTTTTCAGATGAATTGAATCACGCAAGCCTCATCGATGGCTGTCGTTTGTCGAAGGCAAGGACGCAGGTATATCGACATTGTGATATGGGGCAGTTGGAAGAACTACTCGTGGATAGTGGATCGTGGAGAGTGGATCGTAGAAAGACAGATCACGATTCACGATTCACGATTCACGATCCACGCCGTTTGATCCTCACCGACACCCTCTTCTCCATGGACGGCGATCTCTGTCCTCTCCCCCAAATCATGGAACTGGCCGAAAAATACGAGGCAACGGTTTTTGTAGACGAGGCGCATGCGACAGGGGTGTTTGGAAAAAATGGACGGGGGGTTGTTGAACATTTCGGAATACAAATCCCCCCTGTCCCCCCTTTGTCAAAGGGGGGACAGGGGGGATTTCGACTCATTCAAATGGGGACGCTGGGAAAGGCGCTCGGTTCGTTTGGCGCGTATGTCTGCGGACCGAGAGAACTGATTGATTATCTGATCAACCGTTCACGGACATTTATTTACACGACGGCGCTTCCGCCGGCGGTGATTTCTGCGTCACTGGCGGCGGTTGAGTTGATCGAGAGGGATGGAACGTTGAGAGAAAAATTGTGGGAGAATATCGAATATTTCTCAAAACATTGTCATCCCCGTGAAAACGGGGATCCATGGATTCCCGCTTTCGCGGGAATGACACAAACCAGCCCCATCATTCCAATCATCATCGGCAACGCCAAAAAAACCATGGAAATCTCCCAAAAATTGTTCGAGGCCGGCATCTGGGCCACAGGCATCCGTCCCCCCTCCGTCCCCGAAGGTCTTTCGCGAATTCGGTTGACAATAACGGCAGGCCATACAAAAAAACACCTGGATCGTTGCTTGGAGGTCCTGAATGCTCAAGCGAAAAATTTTCAGCAAGGAACATGA